The Vigna angularis cultivar LongXiaoDou No.4 chromosome 9, ASM1680809v1, whole genome shotgun sequence DNA window ACCTAGCAGTTTGAAACCCTCAACCCTATCGCGCCTAAGAACCACCATATTTGTGAACCTGCTTCTCTCTCGTGCTTTCATCAACCTGCAACGAAACACAATCAACCCAAAGATTCCCAAATTAGAAACCCACAAAACCCTAATATTGCACATCCACCTAGTGCAAGACCACCAGCATCCATCACAAGGGCAAGGCTGCAacgtcttcatcttcttcttcattgagCCAGCATCGCCGCGAGAGAGAACAAGAATCGTGACCACCACTGGCGCGCTTCCATCATCACAACAACGAATGACCCTCCTCGATTAGGACACGTGGCAGCTCCACGTGGGCAGTTAAATGTCATCTCATTTGGATATTGTACAATTGAAAAGTTGGtggttaacgatttaaacgccgtctgcaaaaaaaaaactaaattgaacataaattacattctttaggacaacattaacaaaaaaaactagAACTATTTCAAACAAACCTGGAACCACGAGTGCTattaagcatatatatatatatatatatatatatatatatatatatatatatgtatatatatatattcaattttatcatttaagtaataattatttaaaactaaaataattttattttcatttttacaccATTAtctaaatttaagttattttataaattaaaataattatgttatcattttatttttttaataataattttttaaattcaaataattgtttataataaaaaatatgtaataataaaaatatatacaatttatttatttttataattatttttattaaaatatattttataacataataaaattttgtttagaataaaaaatatgaaacaagTACTGGTAGATGTTtcgattaattttaataaagaatgtgctatgtatttatttaagaatgtaaaaatattatttttcaaaaggtTTTGAAGTGCAGATTGGGAAGCTGTTTAAAAGTTGTATAGTTTGAACCCTTTCATCGCCTCCTTCATTCTTTCCGCCGCGCCGATTCATTCTCTCTGCCGTTTCACTCTTCTGCCACCGTGGCAGTGGCACGTGCAAGTCCCCTATTTCTCAAGgttctttctctctccctctgTCTTCACTATTGGAATTGAATGTAATGTTACTCTGTAACCGATTAGAGTCTCCCTCTGTTTTGGTTTTACTCACTGTTGTGTATTGTTGTTTATCTTTGATCCCTAAAGAAAGAACGCAAAACACCATGAAACAGCTGTATGTGttatttgaaaatatcattattttaatcaagACCTATTCCTTTGTCCTTAGGATTCTCTTCGCCATGTATTCTCATTGTTTAAACTTTGTGTTTTTAGATTGTTTACTTTGTGTTTTTAGATTGTTTATTCTTTACATTTGTTTGGATGCCCCTCATGTTTATCATCCTCTAACCTTTCTGTTctaaaaaatatctattatttatttccttaacctctaattttttttaatatcaaatatatttattaaactaagaaaacacacaaacaaacaccaTCCTTTGCACGGGTTTATATACTAATTATGGtaaaagttaactttttattttcttaaccatttttataataaaaaaagtgaataaatatGTGCATGACATGTGTTtccaatattaataataataattctagGGTTCATGACAAtctaatctttttattttctccttaTCTCTATTTCCAACAatctaatcttttaaaaaataaataaataatatactaaaaaataatctagaagatcttaaaaatatttttaattaaataatctagaagatcttaaaaatattttctctaattaaaaatattatatagatattttctctaattaaaaggattatatagatatttcttttaattacaaCACTTTCTATCCTCTTTATTCCCTTAGTGTAATGCTCAATCAATTTCACTTTTTGCATGTGCCAATCTAGCAATTTGTTCTGCTTTCGAGTTAACTTGTTAAATCAGTTTTCGTTTTCTTCTTGCTTCCTCCTCCACTTGCATCTGCAAGCTCTGTCATTGTTTAGGTGGTCCTTACAGGTTCGTTCTTATGAATGCTTCTTATGTATCGTGTATACTTGATCCATAGTTTGCGGATTAACCATAATATTTTTGGTTCATTCACAGGGTGAGTATTTGGTACAATGAAGGTAAAGAAGGCTAAAAGAGATCTGCATACTggggaaaagaagaagaaaaggaacaGGGAACAAAAAGATGAAGTTGAGATTCAAGCTACTGTGGAGGATGTTGAAGGTAACTGTGCTTTGTTTTCATAATCATCACCCTTTTGTTTGGCTGTCTCTGATGTAAAGTGTTTGTTTCAGTGGATAATGAAATACATGTTAGTGACACAAAGAAGGAGAAGGCTTCTATCAACAGAAAAAGGAAGAACAACGACAAAAGTCTAGTTAGGAAACGAAAACCAAAGGGTGAAGAGGTTGATTTGGAAGAGCAAAGCGGTGAGTTGAAGTTATGTGGAGTGTAGGCTAGTGTCAGTTTAAactagaatatatatatatatatatatatatatatatatatatatatatatatatatatatatatatatatatatattttcaattgttGTAGAACAATTGCTCATACTTGTCTAATACTATACTGTGTTAACTTTTATTTGCTGGCATTGTCTCTCCCTGTTCTGGCATTTAGTATAGacatctttttataaaaaaatactttaactATGTCATCCTGGTCGTGTTCAACATATTTGGTTAAATGGTTACAGATGAAGCAGTAGACAATTGTCATTCTAGTGCTGAGGAGATCCAAGACTTTGGTGGTGATAGATATTTGAATACTGGAGCACTTATCACACCCTGtaagaaaatacattttctagTTTAATTCGTTTTGTCATTTTGGAatgtaatatttgaatttatgatTCGGTTTCCCTCATGACAATTTTTATCATGTAGGTAGTtcgaagaaagagaagaaaaaaacaaaaaaggatgATAGAAATTCACAGGATAAGGGAGAAGGGTACAACAAGCACAAGGAAGTTTATACTATTTCCTCCGTAGATGATGACTGCTCAAAAGGAATGAAAAGTATGAATTGTTAATATTAAGCgcatttctttttgtttgatttaaaaCTCCAAACATTAGACATCCATAACTTTTACTTGTGTTATACATGAGATGATGgacatataattttgtaatgcAAAAAATTGTATCATAGTTACTGCACGGTGTTGCAAGTCTATTTGAATGTATTTTGCTCAATT harbors:
- the LOC108347072 gene encoding uncharacterized protein LOC108347072; the protein is MKVKKAKRDLHTGEKKKKRNREQKDEVEIQATVEDVEVDNEIHVSDTKKEKASINRKRKNNDKSLVRKRKPKGEEVDLEEQSDEAVDNCHSSAEEIQDFGGDRYLNTGALITPCSSKKEKKKTKKDDRNSQDKGEGYNKHKEVYTISSVDDDCSKGMKKWIMEYHQSRPGLEVLQHQIDDFIIAHEEKLEEERKEKEALAAEGGWTVVVHHKGRKKTTDSETGIAVGSVAQAAVENKMTKKKRKEVGLDFYRFQKREAQRNEIMTLQSKFEEDKKRLQQMRAARKFRPY